In Candidatus Eremiobacteraceae bacterium, the following proteins share a genomic window:
- the murQ gene encoding N-acetylmuramic acid 6-phosphate etherase, with the protein MADLPLTESTNAKTADLDLLDTSEILRHINEEDGKVAMAVALEIGAIASAVDAIAARVRIGGKLHYFGAGSSGRTAVLDAAEIPPTFSAKDVVVGHIAGGARALTEAVEASEDDAAAGAAEVDREGISARDAVVGISASGGAAYVVGALQRARDAGALTVALVNTPDSKIAAAADFAIVVQTGPEVLTGSTRMKAATAQKLVLNSISTAVMVKLGKVHGNLMVDLHASNKKLRARAQRMVMMLSGASADVASAALEANEWHVKPAVVQIVSGVRTPEQAAEILAAAGGNLRAVLERYPRQE; encoded by the coding sequence TGCCGCTCACCGAATCCACGAACGCGAAAACCGCAGATCTCGATCTGTTAGATACAAGCGAGATACTCCGACACATCAACGAAGAAGACGGCAAAGTCGCAATGGCCGTCGCGCTCGAAATCGGCGCGATCGCGTCCGCTGTTGATGCGATCGCAGCCCGCGTGCGCATCGGCGGAAAACTGCACTACTTCGGCGCCGGTTCGAGCGGCCGGACAGCCGTTCTCGATGCTGCCGAAATCCCACCCACTTTTTCAGCCAAGGACGTTGTGGTGGGCCATATCGCCGGCGGCGCGCGAGCGCTCACCGAGGCGGTCGAAGCATCCGAAGACGACGCCGCGGCCGGCGCCGCGGAAGTTGATCGCGAGGGGATCTCTGCACGAGATGCAGTCGTGGGTATATCGGCGAGCGGCGGTGCTGCGTACGTTGTCGGAGCACTTCAACGCGCACGCGATGCAGGCGCACTGACGGTCGCGCTTGTGAATACGCCGGATTCCAAGATCGCCGCCGCTGCGGATTTCGCGATCGTTGTACAAACGGGTCCGGAAGTACTGACCGGCTCCACGCGCATGAAGGCCGCAACGGCACAAAAACTTGTCCTGAACAGCATCAGCACGGCGGTGATGGTGAAGCTGGGCAAAGTGCACGGTAACCTCATGGTCGATCTGCACGCGAGCAACAAGAAACTGCGCGCGCGAGCGCAACGTATGGTGATGATGTTGAGCGGCGCATCGGCCGACGTCGCGAGCGCCGCACTGGAAGCAAATGAGTGGCACGTCAAGCCCGCAGTGGTTCAAATCGTGTCCGGCGTTCGAACCCCAGAGCAAGCAGCGGAAATATTGGCGGCCGCAGGCGGCAATTTGCGTGCGGTTCTCGAGCGCTATCCGCGGCAGGAATGA
- a CDS encoding ABC transporter permease, producing the protein MRRPFNLHGYGAVLFKELIHVTHDRMTLILALMLPIVQLLLFGYAINTRVEHIGTAYFDEDHGPDAVRLLDALRASNEFDLVYSASSRADLRSRIVGGRVRVAVDIPPNFTADVRLGRPATVQVLVDGSDSSIAQEALASSGAIGQALSAQLGRASIAPQVVDVRTRVLFNPSLRSANYLVPGLIGVIMQIITIFLTSLSIVGERERGTLDQLLVTPIGATGLMLGKITPYAAIGFIDFVLVLTAMRFVFGVPIAGSLLLLLFCALGFLVAALGLGLMISTIARTQAQAMLMSFAVMLPSILLSGFFFERDAMPLVMQWVGFAIPLTYFLEILRGIVLRGAGVDTLWPSITAVFALGTVLIGVASVRFARTAE; encoded by the coding sequence GTGAGGCGGCCGTTCAACCTCCACGGCTACGGCGCCGTGCTGTTCAAGGAACTCATCCACGTGACGCATGACCGGATGACGCTGATCCTCGCGCTGATGCTGCCGATCGTCCAACTGCTACTTTTCGGCTATGCGATCAACACGCGGGTGGAGCACATCGGCACGGCATATTTCGATGAGGATCACGGTCCGGACGCGGTGCGGCTGCTCGACGCGCTACGCGCTTCCAATGAGTTCGACTTGGTCTACAGCGCTTCGTCGCGAGCCGACCTGCGATCGCGCATCGTTGGCGGGCGCGTGCGCGTCGCCGTGGATATTCCGCCGAACTTCACGGCTGATGTGCGTCTCGGACGCCCGGCTACGGTGCAGGTCCTCGTCGATGGCTCCGACTCATCCATCGCGCAGGAAGCGCTGGCCTCGAGCGGCGCGATCGGTCAGGCGCTGTCGGCACAGCTCGGACGTGCGAGCATCGCGCCGCAGGTCGTGGACGTCCGAACGCGGGTGCTGTTCAATCCGAGTTTGCGGAGCGCGAACTATTTGGTGCCTGGACTGATCGGGGTGATCATGCAGATCATCACGATCTTCCTCACGTCGCTCTCGATCGTCGGAGAGCGCGAGCGCGGTACGCTCGATCAGCTGCTCGTGACGCCCATCGGCGCGACAGGTCTTATGCTGGGGAAGATCACGCCGTATGCCGCGATCGGATTCATCGACTTCGTGTTGGTATTGACGGCGATGCGATTTGTCTTCGGCGTGCCTATCGCAGGAAGTCTTCTTCTTCTCTTGTTCTGCGCGCTCGGATTCTTGGTGGCCGCGCTCGGGCTCGGTTTGATGATCTCTACGATCGCGCGGACGCAGGCCCAAGCCATGCTGATGTCGTTTGCGGTCATGCTGCCGTCGATCTTGCTCTCGGGTTTCTTCTTCGAACGCGACGCGATGCCGCTTGTGATGCAATGGGTCGGCTTTGCGATTCCGCTGACGTACTTCCTCGAGATCCTGCGCGGCATCGTTTTGCGTGGCGCGGGCGTGGATACGCTCTGGCCTTCCATCACCGCGGTCTTCGCGCTTGGTACCGTGCTCATCGGCGTCGCGAGCGTGCGCTTCGCCCGCACCGCGGAATGA